A stretch of the Candidatus Palauibacter scopulicola genome encodes the following:
- a CDS encoding TonB-dependent receptor, translating into MKLKHWMPVLATLLAIQPLQAAAQQTPQVEGTVTDDQSGAPVVGVEFAVVDHAARAVTDEQGRFTLVGMTPGRYVLIATRIGYEDARSEVEVPTSGAARLDLAMAARAIPLPDVTVNALRAQVSGKTGDVLLDVPQPITIVDAELVKAQGGRTMRDYMRNVAGVVQSSGGSSPSQYFALRGFYSDANGNFRKNGAQILKSAELVQPNVERVEVLKGPVSVLFGHLDPGGVINVVTKKPEHVQRSTLTLRGGSFGHAEGHLDVTGPIGQTGTLAYRLNAAGERGGQFPSAVGYDKLFAAPALRWTPGGRARIDVEVEASRGTGTDYPGLSSPDGTSAGLDRLPSDLFLGESDAAYERDQLSGTVNSEFTIGGATRVGANLAWSNYDWASTSVSLGSFDDDDRTLSRSASRREIEQTDAHADVYLLGRTNLGPTSHQWTLGGDLQASSLATDNFGSAIAPVDVTQPTESGIPTLPATSGGSSDNTVSGVYFNDRIRIGRLHLSGGIRYTSFRQESDVQEISAEDWSGNAGALFSLTEEGSIYASYSQSFAPTLFTRNGQFFDPSYGEQWEAGVKLGLAGGRLLATASVFDLENTGVLSFIQDSEGNWLVEQGGLHGSRGLELELSGQPHATVFVTAAYAYLNGEVRDDPAYAAGTPLGGAPKHSANLWVQVRATERLELGGGINHRSEMKSWLSSRLFMPAYTLLDASAAFDVTPSLQVRVALRNLTDARYYTGSSGIDAWVGTPRSLQMYLTTVLE; encoded by the coding sequence ATGAAGCTCAAGCACTGGATGCCGGTCCTGGCAACGTTGCTCGCGATACAGCCGCTCCAGGCCGCCGCGCAGCAGACGCCGCAGGTCGAGGGCACCGTCACCGACGATCAGAGCGGCGCGCCGGTGGTGGGTGTGGAGTTCGCGGTGGTCGATCACGCGGCGCGCGCCGTCACGGATGAACAGGGCCGATTCACCCTCGTGGGAATGACGCCCGGTCGTTACGTGCTGATCGCGACGCGCATCGGCTACGAGGACGCGCGGTCCGAGGTCGAGGTGCCCACCAGTGGCGCGGCGCGCCTGGACCTTGCGATGGCTGCGCGCGCCATCCCGCTGCCGGACGTCACAGTGAACGCGCTGCGCGCACAGGTGTCGGGAAAGACCGGGGACGTGCTGCTCGATGTACCCCAGCCGATCACGATCGTGGACGCCGAGCTGGTGAAGGCGCAAGGCGGCCGCACCATGCGGGACTACATGCGCAACGTAGCGGGAGTCGTCCAGTCATCCGGCGGATCGAGTCCCTCGCAGTACTTCGCGCTCCGGGGCTTCTACTCGGACGCGAACGGGAACTTCCGGAAGAACGGCGCGCAGATCCTCAAGTCGGCGGAGCTTGTGCAGCCGAACGTCGAGCGCGTCGAAGTTCTGAAGGGACCCGTCTCCGTGCTCTTCGGGCACCTGGATCCCGGCGGAGTGATCAATGTGGTGACCAAGAAGCCCGAGCACGTCCAGCGGAGCACGCTCACGCTGCGCGGAGGCTCGTTCGGGCACGCCGAGGGTCACCTGGACGTCACCGGGCCGATCGGACAGACGGGCACGCTCGCCTACCGGCTCAACGCCGCCGGTGAGCGAGGCGGCCAGTTCCCGAGTGCCGTCGGCTACGATAAACTCTTCGCCGCCCCCGCGTTGCGCTGGACGCCGGGTGGGCGGGCGCGGATCGATGTCGAGGTGGAGGCTTCGCGCGGCACGGGCACAGACTATCCGGGCCTAAGCTCTCCCGATGGAACAAGCGCCGGCCTGGACCGACTGCCATCCGACCTCTTCCTGGGCGAGAGCGACGCAGCCTACGAGCGCGACCAGCTCAGTGGGACCGTGAACTCCGAGTTTACGATTGGCGGCGCGACCCGCGTCGGCGCGAACCTGGCTTGGTCGAATTATGACTGGGCGTCGACCAGCGTGTCGCTCGGAAGCTTCGACGACGACGATCGCACGCTCTCGCGGAGTGCTTCTCGTCGCGAGATCGAACAGACCGACGCGCACGCCGATGTCTACCTTCTGGGCCGGACGAATCTCGGCCCCACGTCGCATCAATGGACGCTCGGTGGCGACCTCCAGGCGTCCTCGCTCGCGACCGACAACTTCGGCTCGGCGATCGCGCCCGTTGACGTGACCCAACCAACCGAGTCGGGGATTCCGACGCTTCCCGCAACCTCCGGCGGATCGTCCGACAACACCGTGTCGGGCGTGTACTTCAACGACAGAATCAGGATCGGGCGGCTCCACCTGAGCGGTGGCATCCGCTACACATCGTTCAGGCAGGAGTCCGATGTCCAGGAGATCTCGGCCGAGGACTGGTCGGGAAACGCCGGGGCGCTCTTCTCCCTGACTGAGGAAGGGTCGATCTACGCCAGCTACTCTCAGTCCTTCGCCCCCACGCTCTTCACGCGCAACGGGCAGTTCTTCGATCCGTCGTACGGTGAGCAGTGGGAGGCGGGCGTCAAGCTGGGGCTGGCCGGTGGTCGACTTCTCGCCACGGCGTCCGTGTTCGACCTCGAGAACACGGGCGTTCTCTCGTTCATTCAGGACTCCGAGGGAAACTGGCTCGTGGAACAGGGCGGCCTCCACGGAAGCCGCGGCCTTGAGCTCGAGCTTTCTGGTCAGCCCCACGCCACCGTCTTCGTCACGGCGGCATACGCGTACCTAAACGGCGAGGTCCGTGACGATCCCGCCTACGCGGCCGGTACGCCTCTGGGAGGTGCCCCGAAGCACTCCGCAAATCTCTGGGTGCAGGTGCGCGCGACCGAACGCCTGGAGTTGGGAGGCGGGATCAACCACCGTTCCGAGATGAAGAGCTGGCTGAGCTCTCGGCTTTTCATGCCGGCGTATACCTTGCTGGATGCGTCCGCCGCGTTCGATGTCACACCTTCGCTCCAGGTCCGGGTCGCCCTGAGGAACCTCACCGACGCGCGCTACTACACGGGCAGCAGCGGAATAGACGCCTGGGTGGGCACGCCCCGATCCCTCCAGATGTACCTGACGACGGTGCTCGAATAG